The Deinococcus koreensis genome window below encodes:
- a CDS encoding NAD(P)/FAD-dependent oxidoreductase, with the protein MTPEDTDILVVGAGPAGLHAAFYAAFRGLNVTVLEAGAEPGGQLATLYPDKRVYDVPGLAGARGAEIVAGLLRPLGGLPVTLRLGEVASGLQAEGSTWVVETSGGQTSEGRYRAGAVILAAGLGALLPRRPQLPAHAHPDVRTGLPDPATLAGRHVLLVGGVPQATRAALELAAAGVSVTLTHRRAGLRGSPAELAALAQAQAEGQLRVYAPAQLSALGTSTASLQVQEQTVDVPADTVIVLNGFLPDLSPLQSWPLAWDGEYVPDRTGGRTALSGVFVAGDLARSGADLKLISVALAQAAVAANHAVHHVRPELKVRPGHSTERRLDSAGSG; encoded by the coding sequence ATGACTCCTGAGGACACCGACATTCTGGTGGTCGGCGCGGGGCCGGCGGGGCTGCACGCCGCCTTCTACGCCGCCTTCCGGGGCCTGAACGTGACCGTGCTGGAGGCCGGGGCCGAGCCCGGCGGCCAGCTCGCCACCCTCTACCCCGACAAGCGCGTGTACGACGTGCCCGGGCTCGCGGGTGCGCGGGGAGCGGAAATCGTGGCGGGCCTGCTGCGGCCGCTCGGCGGCCTGCCGGTCACGCTGAGGCTGGGCGAGGTGGCAAGCGGACTGCAGGCTGAGGGCTCGACATGGGTGGTCGAGACGTCAGGGGGCCAGACCTCAGAGGGGCGGTACCGGGCGGGCGCGGTGATCCTCGCGGCGGGCCTGGGGGCTCTGCTGCCCCGCCGGCCCCAGCTCCCGGCCCACGCCCACCCGGATGTCCGCACCGGGCTGCCCGACCCCGCCACGCTGGCCGGGCGCCACGTGCTTCTGGTCGGCGGAGTCCCGCAGGCCACGCGGGCCGCCCTGGAACTGGCCGCTGCCGGCGTGAGCGTGACCCTCACTCACCGCCGCGCCGGACTGCGCGGATCACCGGCCGAGCTGGCCGCTCTGGCTCAGGCCCAGGCCGAGGGCCAGCTCAGGGTCTACGCCCCGGCCCAGCTCAGTGCCCTGGGCACGTCCACGGCCAGTCTGCAGGTGCAGGAGCAGACCGTGGACGTGCCCGCCGACACCGTGATCGTCCTGAACGGCTTTCTTCCCGACCTCTCCCCCCTGCAGTCCTGGCCGCTGGCCTGGGACGGCGAGTACGTGCCCGACCGCACCGGGGGCCGGACGGCGCTCAGCGGCGTGTTCGTGGCGGGTGATCTGGCCCGCTCGGGCGCCGACCTGAAGCTGATCTCCGTGGCGCTGGCCCAGGCGGCGGTGGCCGCGAACCACGCCGTCCACCACGTCCGGCCCGAGCTGAAGGTGCGGCCCGGTCACAGCACGGAACGCCGGCTGGACTCCGCCGGTTCAGGCTGA
- a CDS encoding AAC(3) family N-acetyltransferase, whose protein sequence is MLNLLRRPALSSADLDRGLAELGLDGSQHLIIHASLKSFGSLDGGARAVVDALQQRSATLVAPAFTYSTLLSRPTTTSSVRFHRDMRVSRDIGRVPQEMVERADALRSFHPTLSFIALGEQAAAITAAQTLDNPYRPVGALYDLGGFALMIGVDFGSNTSLHYGEYLAGMPLLTRYVMTPQGVLPTAFPNCSADFENLSPELGGRFRSAQVGSSELRLYRVRDLVDTTVQFLNAHPEGLLCTYRGCRCQEVRGLVRQGGLHPRPHVGL, encoded by the coding sequence GTGCTGAACCTGCTGCGAAGGCCCGCCCTTTCCTCCGCCGACCTGGATCGCGGACTCGCGGAACTGGGACTGGACGGCTCGCAGCACCTGATCATCCACGCCAGCCTGAAGTCCTTCGGCTCGCTCGACGGCGGCGCCCGCGCGGTCGTGGACGCCCTGCAGCAGCGCTCGGCCACCCTGGTCGCGCCGGCCTTCACCTACAGCACCCTGCTCTCGCGGCCGACCACGACCTCGTCGGTACGCTTTCACCGCGACATGCGGGTCAGCCGCGATATCGGCCGGGTGCCCCAGGAGATGGTGGAACGGGCCGACGCCCTGCGCTCCTTCCACCCCACGCTGAGTTTCATCGCGCTGGGCGAGCAGGCCGCCGCGATCACCGCCGCACAGACGCTCGACAATCCGTACCGGCCGGTCGGGGCGCTCTACGACCTGGGCGGCTTCGCCCTGATGATCGGGGTCGATTTCGGCAGCAATACCAGCCTGCATTACGGCGAGTACCTGGCCGGGATGCCGCTGCTGACCCGCTACGTGATGACCCCTCAGGGCGTCCTGCCCACCGCTTTCCCGAACTGCTCGGCCGACTTCGAGAACCTGAGCCCGGAACTGGGGGGCCGCTTCCGTTCGGCGCAGGTCGGTTCCTCGGAGCTGCGGCTGTACCGCGTGCGCGATCTGGTGGACACCACGGTGCAGTTCCTGAACGCCCACCCCGAGGGTCTGCTCTGCACCTACCGGGGCTGCCGCTGTCAGGAAGTGCGCGGGCTGGTGCGGCAGGGTGGCCTCCACCCCCGGCCGCACGTCGGCCTCTAG
- the gyrA gene encoding DNA gyrase subunit A — protein sequence MTGIHPVDITSEVKTNFINYAMNVIVDRALPDVRDGLKPVQRRIMYAMMLEGLYSNQKHAKSASVVGEVMKKYHPHGDSSIYDAMVRLGQWWNMRYPMVHPQGNFGSIDGDPPAAMRYTEARMTKVAEEVLADLEKETVDLKPNYDETTVEPSVLPSAVPNLLINGASGIAVGMATNIPPHNLTEICNGLLALIDKPQLTLDEMMEHVTGPDFPTGGRISQMGIREAYATGHGGLKVRGKARIEEKNGRNQIIISEIPYQVNKTNLIQTISAMYKAGKIPDISALRDESDRKDPVRVVVELKRGAIPTLVLNQLYKYTQLQGTFTIINLSIVNGEPRVLPLVDTMRYFLAHRRDVVTRRTRYDLKKAEERAHVLEGLLKALDHIDEVISLIRASNTGAEARDALMARFGLTEIQSQAILDMRLQRLVGLEREKLQGEFDELQTTIAYLRSILGDEGLLWKEIKKEIRAVRDNYGDERRSTISLLEDDISKEDLIAVEDMVITMTKAGYLKRTNLDAYRAQSRGGRGSSGGKLRDEDVNTRVFVGSTHDYLLFFTDQGRVFHEKIYDLPEAGRDAKGTHIRNLLPSLREEENIASVLSVHSFEEEGCFIFATRKGVVKKTLITDYGNITSAGLIAINLQPGDGLVGVGIVRDEDHVVLATRNGKAMRFQSGEVRDTGRATQGVIGIRLREGEDDAVVSMALVPGGDDQSELLAVSECGLGKRTPVGDYPAKGRGGMGVITLDVTDKTGKLVTLARVAGDEELMVLTQKGTVIRTRVEEVRVTGRNAQGVKVINLGDKDSVISAFPIRREDEV from the coding sequence ATGACTGGAATTCACCCCGTTGACATCACCAGCGAAGTCAAGACCAACTTCATCAACTACGCCATGAACGTCATCGTCGACCGCGCGCTGCCCGACGTGCGCGACGGTCTCAAGCCCGTGCAGCGGCGGATCATGTACGCCATGATGCTCGAAGGGCTGTACTCCAACCAGAAGCACGCCAAGAGCGCGTCGGTGGTCGGCGAGGTCATGAAGAAGTACCACCCGCACGGCGACTCCTCCATCTACGACGCGATGGTGCGCCTGGGCCAGTGGTGGAACATGCGCTACCCGATGGTGCATCCGCAGGGCAACTTCGGCTCCATCGACGGCGACCCGCCCGCCGCCATGCGTTACACCGAAGCCCGCATGACCAAGGTGGCCGAGGAAGTGCTGGCCGACCTGGAAAAAGAGACGGTCGACCTCAAGCCGAACTACGACGAGACGACGGTGGAGCCCTCGGTGCTGCCCTCGGCGGTGCCGAATCTGCTGATCAACGGCGCTTCGGGCATCGCGGTGGGCATGGCGACCAACATCCCGCCGCACAACCTCACCGAGATCTGCAACGGTCTGCTCGCGCTGATCGACAAGCCGCAGCTCACGCTGGACGAGATGATGGAGCACGTCACCGGCCCGGACTTCCCGACTGGCGGGCGCATCTCGCAGATGGGCATCCGCGAGGCCTACGCCACCGGCCACGGCGGCCTGAAGGTGCGCGGCAAGGCCCGCATCGAGGAGAAGAACGGCCGCAACCAGATCATCATCAGTGAGATTCCGTATCAGGTGAACAAGACCAACCTGATCCAGACGATCTCCGCGATGTACAAGGCCGGCAAGATCCCCGACATCTCCGCCCTGCGCGACGAGTCCGACCGCAAAGACCCGGTACGCGTCGTGGTGGAGCTCAAGCGCGGCGCGATTCCCACGCTGGTGCTCAACCAGCTCTACAAGTACACCCAGCTCCAGGGCACCTTCACGATCATCAACCTGAGCATCGTGAACGGCGAGCCGCGCGTGCTGCCGCTGGTGGACACCATGCGCTATTTCCTGGCCCACCGCCGGGACGTGGTGACCCGCCGCACCCGCTACGACCTGAAAAAGGCCGAGGAACGCGCCCATGTGCTGGAGGGGCTGCTCAAGGCGCTGGATCATATCGATGAGGTCATCAGCCTGATCCGCGCGAGCAATACCGGCGCCGAGGCGCGCGACGCCCTGATGGCCCGCTTCGGCCTGACCGAGATCCAGTCGCAGGCGATTCTGGACATGCGCCTGCAGCGGCTGGTGGGCCTGGAACGCGAGAAGCTGCAGGGCGAGTTCGACGAACTGCAGACCACCATCGCGTACCTGCGCTCGATCCTGGGCGACGAGGGGCTGCTCTGGAAGGAGATCAAGAAGGAGATCCGCGCCGTGCGCGACAACTACGGCGACGAGCGGCGCAGCACCATCTCGCTGCTGGAAGACGATATCTCCAAGGAAGACCTGATCGCCGTGGAGGACATGGTCATCACCATGACCAAGGCCGGCTACCTCAAGCGCACCAACCTGGACGCCTACCGCGCCCAGAGTCGGGGCGGGCGCGGCAGCAGCGGCGGCAAGCTGCGCGACGAGGACGTGAACACCCGCGTGTTCGTGGGCTCCACGCACGACTACCTGCTGTTCTTCACGGATCAGGGCCGGGTCTTCCACGAGAAGATCTACGACCTGCCGGAAGCGGGCCGCGACGCCAAGGGCACCCACATCCGCAACCTGCTGCCCAGCCTGCGCGAGGAGGAGAACATCGCCTCGGTGCTGTCGGTGCACTCCTTCGAGGAAGAGGGCTGCTTCATCTTCGCCACCCGCAAGGGCGTCGTGAAGAAGACCCTGATCACCGACTACGGCAACATCACCTCGGCCGGACTGATCGCCATCAACCTGCAGCCGGGCGACGGTCTGGTGGGCGTGGGGATCGTGCGCGACGAGGATCATGTGGTGCTGGCGACCCGCAACGGCAAGGCCATGCGCTTCCAGAGCGGCGAGGTGCGCGACACCGGCCGCGCCACCCAGGGCGTGATCGGCATCAGGTTGCGTGAGGGCGAGGACGACGCGGTGGTCAGCATGGCGCTGGTGCCCGGCGGCGACGACCAGAGCGAACTGCTGGCGGTCTCCGAGTGCGGCCTGGGCAAGCGCACCCCGGTCGGCGATTACCCCGCCAAGGGGCGCGGCGGCATGGGCGTGATCACGCTGGACGTGACCGACAAGACCGGCAAGCTGGTCACCCTGGCCCGCGTGGCCGGCGACGAGGAACTGATGGTGCTGACCCAGAAGGGCACCGTGATCCGCACCCGCGTGGAGGAAGTGCGCGTGACCGGCCGCAACGCCCAGGGCGTGAAGGTCATCAACCTGGGCGACAAGGACTCCGTGATCAGCGCCTTCCCGATCCGCCGCGAGGACGAGGTCTGA
- a CDS encoding IS5 family transposase (programmed frameshift), with translation MATSQVTDELWSLIYPLLPPDVLKPTGGRPRVPDRAALEGILYVLKTGIGWEHLPHELGYGSGMTCWRRLRDWHAAGVFTRLHQVLLDRMAQADQLDWTRACVDSTSVPAARGGPQTGPNPTDRGRAGSKRHVIVDGRGTPLAMLISPANRHDSMVFEPLLDAVPPVHNGRRGHPRTRPDRLHADKAYDIPRCRRACHHRRIKVRIARRGRESSERLGRHRWVVERTLAWFSRFRRLRVRYEVRADIHLAFTQLACCLMTFKQHQRFC, from the exons ATGGCCACGTCTCAGGTCACCGACGAGTTGTGGAGTCTGATCTATCCACTGCTCCCACCTGACGTCCTGAAGCCCACAGGCGGACGACCCCGAGTGCCTGATCGAGCGGCATTGGAAGGCATTCTGTACGTGCTCAAGACCGGCATCGGCTGGGAACACCTCCCCCATGAACTCGGGTACGGCAGTGGCATGACCTGCTGGCGACGACTGCGAGACTGGCATGCGGCGGGTGTGTTCACCCGCCTGCACCAGGTGCTCCTTGACCGGATGGCTCAGGCGGATCAACTCGACTGGACACGGGCGTGTGTGGACAGTACGAGCGTTCCCGCTGCCCGGGGGGGGC CGCAGACGGGCCCGAACCCCACGGATCGAGGTCGGGCAGGGAGCAAACGTCATGTCATCGTCGACGGCCGTGGGACGCCGTTGGCGATGCTGATCTCGCCGGCCAACCGGCATGACAGCATGGTGTTCGAGCCGCTTCTGGACGCGGTGCCGCCCGTTCATAACGGGCGGCGGGGGCATCCCCGCACCCGGCCGGATCGGCTCCATGCCGACAAGGCGTATGACATTCCCAGGTGCCGCCGGGCCTGCCACCACCGGAGGATCAAGGTTCGCATTGCACGCCGGGGTCGTGAGTCCAGCGAGCGGTTGGGACGACACCGGTGGGTGGTGGAGCGGACGCTGGCGTGGTTCAGCCGGTTCCGTCGGTTGCGCGTGCGCTATGAGGTGCGAGCGGACATCCATCTTGCATTCACGCAACTGGCCTGCTGCCTGATGACCTTCAAGCAGCACCAGCGGTTTTGTTAG
- a CDS encoding cyclic nucleotide-binding domain-containing protein: MTQTSNAARTYVDTVTYRPGAVILYPGKSDMLYRVSSGLVRVHTMDDDGNGLTLRYVKPGEYFGEEALAGVNRAYFAEAVTDSSVDVINPALMSAEDNLVVTTHLVRTLERAYESIYRLVGKRLRARIAGELLELKDTALATQLDSGETMIYATHDELAAAVGSVRETVTKVVGELSREGVISAGYGKITLKNEVALGEIAAA, from the coding sequence ATGACCCAGACCAGTAACGCCGCGCGCACCTACGTCGATACCGTCACCTACCGCCCCGGCGCCGTCATCCTCTACCCCGGCAAGAGCGACATGTTGTACCGCGTCAGCTCCGGCCTGGTACGCGTTCACACCATGGACGACGACGGCAACGGCCTGACCCTGCGCTATGTCAAACCCGGTGAGTACTTCGGCGAGGAAGCCCTGGCCGGCGTGAACCGCGCCTACTTCGCCGAGGCCGTCACCGATTCCAGCGTCGACGTGATCAACCCCGCCCTGATGAGCGCCGAGGACAATCTGGTCGTCACGACCCACCTCGTCCGCACCCTGGAGCGGGCCTACGAGAGCATCTACCGTCTGGTGGGCAAGCGCCTGCGCGCCCGCATCGCCGGCGAGCTGCTGGAACTCAAGGACACCGCGCTGGCTACCCAGCTCGATTCCGGCGAAACCATGATCTACGCCACGCACGACGAACTGGCTGCGGCCGTGGGCAGCGTGCGCGAGACCGTGACCAAGGTCGTAGGCGAACTCTCGCGCGAGGGCGTGATCAGCGCCGGCTACGGCAAGATCACCCTGAAGAACGAAGTCGCGCTCGGTGAGATCGCCGCCGCCTAA
- a CDS encoding pilus assembly FimT family protein, whose translation MKHAGVTLIEMLVVLMVIGILAGLTTYINLDRPDFNRAGADLLGTLQKARFEAVRQNRPVVVNFVITGTASTVQAFVDLNDNGVKDYLDVDGNGLHDVGELGDSALGGWTSTEYRGAVSLSEAAFGGSLSQSFSWQPDGTPGTTTGSGGQGRVVLVNRQGQRLAVSLSGAGLLSAGIP comes from the coding sequence GTGAAACACGCCGGGGTGACCCTCATCGAAATGCTTGTGGTGCTGATGGTGATCGGCATCCTCGCGGGACTGACCACCTACATCAATCTCGACCGTCCGGACTTCAACCGTGCCGGTGCGGATCTCCTGGGCACCCTCCAGAAGGCGCGCTTCGAAGCTGTCCGGCAAAACCGCCCGGTGGTGGTGAACTTCGTGATCACCGGCACGGCCAGTACCGTTCAGGCATTCGTGGATCTCAACGACAATGGGGTCAAGGACTACCTCGACGTCGATGGAAACGGTCTGCACGATGTCGGTGAACTGGGCGACAGCGCGTTGGGAGGCTGGACGTCGACCGAATATCGGGGCGCGGTCAGCCTGAGTGAGGCGGCGTTCGGTGGCAGCCTGAGTCAGAGCTTTTCCTGGCAGCCCGACGGCACGCCTGGCACCACAACGGGCAGCGGGGGTCAGGGTCGGGTGGTACTGGTCAACCGGCAGGGACAGCGGCTTGCCGTGAGCCTGTCCGGAGCTGGCCTGCTGAGCGCGGGAATTCCATGA
- a CDS encoding type IV pilus modification PilV family protein yields the protein MTGPASRQSQSAARPPARQGFTLPEVLMAIVVLVVGILVVAGMQSASLRASHQASEAQQATALVRSKIEGLRAQPATLSTRCVSGEVVGAFTLNCTPIPCTLNAAADLNCAVGLSTPVAYRIDLRIERTPDAREILSVVTVIAL from the coding sequence ATGACCGGCCCCGCGAGCCGACAGTCCCAATCCGCTGCCCGGCCGCCCGCGCGGCAAGGCTTCACACTTCCCGAAGTGCTGATGGCGATTGTCGTGCTGGTGGTCGGCATTCTGGTGGTGGCCGGGATGCAGAGTGCCAGTCTGCGTGCCAGTCACCAGGCCAGCGAGGCGCAGCAGGCCACCGCGCTGGTGCGTTCCAAAATCGAAGGGCTGCGCGCCCAACCTGCCACACTCAGCACCCGCTGCGTGAGCGGCGAAGTGGTCGGCGCCTTTACCCTGAACTGCACTCCCATTCCCTGCACGCTGAACGCGGCCGCTGATCTGAACTGCGCTGTCGGCCTGTCCACTCCTGTGGCCTATCGTATCGATCTGCGAATTGAGCGCACTCCCGATGCCAGGGAGATTCTCAGTGTGGTCACCGTGATCGCGCTATGA
- a CDS encoding FAD-dependent oxidoreductase produces MTMTFSPDRPLRVAVIGSGPSGIFATEALLKSDLSVEVDVYDRLPTPYGLVRYGVAPDHLTIKSVTKAFEKTLGDGRVRFLGNVEFGRDLTHEEARAHYDALIYTVGASSDRRLGIPGEDLQGSMSATEFVAWYNGHPDAATRDLVLDATGVAVIGVGNVALDVSRILVKTVAELRESDIAAHALPVLERSAVKDVWVLGRRGPLQAKFTTKELREFGELSDADPIVKPAEVQVHETEEAAVTDNTVKKNLEVLRDFAVRTPEGRDRRIHLRFLVSPVEILDDGQGRVAGLKVERNSLDESGNAVGTGEFEVLPVQMVLRSVGYKGVALPGVPFDERRGVIPNEGGRVEGRPGEYTAGWIKRGPSGVIGTNRKDATDTVAQLLSDAREGRLSPAPQPGRAEVDALLASRGVEVYSFQDWQALDAHELAQGQAQGRPRHKVVHLREMLAHRGR; encoded by the coding sequence ATGACCATGACGTTTTCCCCCGACCGCCCTCTGCGGGTCGCCGTGATCGGCAGCGGCCCGAGCGGCATCTTCGCCACCGAGGCGCTGCTGAAATCCGACCTGAGCGTGGAGGTGGACGTCTACGACCGCCTGCCCACCCCCTACGGACTGGTGCGTTACGGCGTGGCGCCGGATCACCTCACCATCAAGAGCGTGACCAAGGCTTTCGAGAAGACCCTGGGCGACGGGCGGGTGCGCTTCCTGGGCAACGTGGAGTTCGGCCGCGACCTCACCCACGAGGAGGCGCGCGCCCACTACGACGCGCTGATCTATACGGTCGGAGCCAGCAGCGACCGCCGGCTGGGCATTCCAGGTGAAGATCTGCAGGGCTCCATGAGCGCCACCGAATTTGTCGCCTGGTACAACGGGCATCCGGACGCCGCCACCCGCGACCTGGTGCTGGACGCCACCGGCGTGGCCGTGATCGGCGTGGGGAACGTGGCGCTGGACGTGAGCCGCATTCTCGTGAAGACCGTGGCCGAGCTGCGTGAGTCGGACATCGCCGCGCACGCCCTGCCGGTGCTGGAGCGCAGCGCCGTGAAGGACGTCTGGGTGCTGGGACGCCGGGGGCCGCTGCAGGCCAAGTTCACGACCAAGGAGCTGCGCGAGTTCGGCGAGTTGAGCGACGCCGACCCCATCGTCAAACCCGCCGAGGTGCAGGTTCACGAAACCGAGGAAGCGGCCGTGACCGACAACACCGTGAAGAAGAATCTGGAGGTGCTGCGCGACTTCGCCGTGCGGACTCCGGAGGGCAGGGATCGCCGCATCCACCTGCGCTTTCTGGTCTCCCCGGTCGAGATCCTGGACGACGGGCAGGGCCGGGTGGCCGGCCTGAAGGTCGAGCGCAACAGTCTGGACGAGTCCGGCAACGCCGTCGGCACGGGCGAGTTCGAGGTGCTGCCCGTGCAGATGGTGCTGCGCTCGGTGGGGTACAAGGGCGTGGCCCTGCCCGGCGTGCCCTTCGACGAGCGCCGGGGCGTGATTCCCAACGAGGGGGGCCGGGTGGAGGGCCGCCCCGGCGAATACACCGCCGGCTGGATCAAACGCGGCCCCAGCGGCGTGATCGGCACCAACCGCAAGGACGCGACCGACACCGTGGCCCAGCTCCTCAGCGACGCCCGCGAGGGGCGGCTCAGCCCCGCTCCGCAGCCTGGGCGCGCGGAGGTGGACGCCCTGCTGGCGAGCCGGGGGGTCGAGGTCTACTCCTTTCAGGACTGGCAGGCGCTGGACGCCCACGAACTCGCGCAGGGGCAGGCTCAGGGGCGCCCCCGTCACAAGGTCGTGCATCTGCGCGAGATGCTGGCGCACCGGGGCCGCTGA
- a CDS encoding PilW family protein has translation MTAGHTRSGHVGSGATLQKHDRESGVSLVELLVVMALLGVVGLAITMLLVGSGQASRRLLASAGLQQETAVVAQLVQSELRLAGYRGGDQYTGTAWTDQMRSRSLNWAVQSWPWLRGADGTTLPTVFSTLGGTPGLGLSWVEALRSDLAPAVSYSLRQTLFSMSGRTLRRTDSYFSCVVANTDIQAVAAYPCSVPSDRPTVTSPLSDHVEAFVPFYQTRSGGWSTSLPAVGEFAAIWVYLRLRSAQPVSGQTCRSWPAASLTLPAPAATLGLSRVTDSGDACTYMKTERLVTVFPASRQWWP, from the coding sequence ATGACCGCCGGGCATACTCGGAGCGGCCATGTGGGCTCCGGAGCGACCCTTCAGAAACACGATCGGGAATCCGGGGTGAGTCTGGTCGAACTGCTGGTCGTGATGGCGCTCCTGGGCGTGGTCGGGCTGGCAATCACAATGTTGCTGGTCGGCAGCGGTCAGGCCAGCCGACGCCTGCTGGCCAGCGCCGGACTGCAGCAGGAGACTGCGGTGGTGGCGCAGCTGGTGCAGAGTGAGCTGCGGCTGGCGGGTTACCGGGGCGGCGACCAATACACAGGGACGGCCTGGACGGATCAGATGCGCTCCCGCAGTCTGAACTGGGCCGTCCAGAGCTGGCCGTGGCTCCGCGGCGCTGACGGCACCACGCTTCCCACAGTGTTCAGCACCCTCGGGGGCACGCCGGGCTTGGGCCTGAGCTGGGTCGAGGCGTTGCGCAGCGACCTGGCTCCAGCGGTGAGCTACAGCCTCCGTCAGACGCTGTTCAGTATGTCAGGCCGCACCCTGCGGCGCACCGACTCCTATTTCAGTTGCGTGGTTGCAAACACGGATATTCAGGCGGTGGCCGCCTATCCCTGCTCCGTGCCGAGCGATCGACCGACGGTCACCAGTCCGCTCTCGGATCACGTGGAAGCCTTCGTACCCTTTTACCAGACCCGGAGCGGCGGCTGGAGCACCAGCCTGCCCGCCGTGGGTGAGTTCGCGGCGATCTGGGTCTACCTCCGGCTGCGGAGCGCCCAGCCCGTGTCCGGTCAGACTTGCAGAAGCTGGCCCGCCGCCAGCCTGACCCTGCCCGCGCCCGCCGCCACTCTGGGCCTCAGCAGGGTCACTGACAGCGGTGATGCCTGTACGTACATGAAAACGGAACGGCTGGTCACGGTCTTCCCGGCCAGCCGCCAGTGGTGGCCCTGA
- a CDS encoding roadblock/LC7 domain-containing protein, which translates to MLAELTQLVNDVDGAWAAAIGGMDGLLVEGHSAGSSDLSLLVAEHAGLLRTMSTAYSQSLGGGQTRELYLRGERLSVYLHPMGTTYFLLLALDSRSNLGQARLYGRDTARSLGALL; encoded by the coding sequence ATGCTTGCTGAACTGACCCAACTGGTAAACGACGTGGATGGCGCCTGGGCGGCGGCCATCGGTGGAATGGACGGCCTGCTGGTCGAGGGCCACAGCGCGGGCAGCAGTGACCTGAGCCTGCTGGTCGCCGAACACGCCGGACTGCTCCGCACGATGTCCACCGCCTACTCACAGTCCCTGGGGGGCGGCCAGACCCGCGAACTTTACCTGCGCGGCGAGCGCCTGAGCGTCTACCTGCACCCGATGGGCACCACCTATTTCCTGCTGCTGGCCCTGGATTCTCGCAGCAACCTGGGTCAGGCCCGCCTGTACGGCCGCGACACCGCCCGCTCGCTGGGAGCCCTGCTGTGA
- a CDS encoding roadblock/LC7 domain-containing protein — protein sequence MFDSLMDVRGMRHILLIDEAGSVVTSAGISPGALKAELGLVAASRAVIGSLQGNLEAATWQELLLDVDGGPVLLTPYGTQILLTAFDDVSSLGRVRFAIRRLLGSS from the coding sequence ATGTTCGACTCCCTGATGGACGTCCGGGGCATGAGGCACATCCTGCTGATCGATGAGGCCGGTTCGGTCGTGACCAGTGCCGGCATCAGTCCGGGGGCGCTGAAGGCCGAGCTGGGGCTGGTCGCCGCCTCCAGGGCCGTGATCGGCTCGCTGCAGGGCAATCTGGAGGCGGCCACCTGGCAGGAACTGCTGCTGGATGTGGACGGCGGCCCGGTGCTGCTCACCCCCTACGGCACCCAGATCCTGCTGACCGCCTTCGACGACGTGTCCAGCCTGGGCCGCGTGCGCTTCGCCATCCGCCGGCTGCTGGGCAGCTCCTGA
- a CDS encoding roadblock/LC7 domain-containing protein — MIDALQGLPGVVALALVGTDGLPVESQGEGGDALAAELASLRLSLDRIGRRMGAGEVTRLTFTSERVEVVAVASAGYLLGAALSRGHDTRAAQQALARLALELTALPRGEG, encoded by the coding sequence ATGATCGACGCGCTGCAGGGACTGCCCGGCGTGGTCGCGCTGGCGCTGGTCGGCACCGACGGCCTGCCCGTCGAGTCTCAGGGCGAGGGTGGCGACGCGCTGGCCGCCGAACTCGCCTCGCTGCGGCTGAGCCTTGACCGCATCGGCCGCCGGATGGGCGCGGGCGAAGTGACCCGCCTGACGTTCACCAGCGAGCGGGTGGAGGTGGTCGCGGTCGCCAGCGCGGGCTATCTGCTGGGCGCCGCGCTGAGCCGGGGCCACGACACCCGCGCCGCCCAGCAGGCCCTGGCGAGGCTGGCCCTGGAACTCACGGCCCTGCCCCGCGGAGAGGGCTGA